The Mobula birostris isolate sMobBir1 chromosome 11, sMobBir1.hap1, whole genome shotgun sequence genome has a segment encoding these proteins:
- the fjx1 gene encoding four-jointed box protein 1 has product MRELLPGLALFCLLGWLSLTSEPGDPSPPPPPAAAAKTFRSLLAVSLQEEEATGTTRRSGSLPGRTGNELVEQGVFWSEQADRLPSAGFSERHVQRWQQRARSSRLISLEKGCGRLSNRLATFADGSRACVRYGINPDQVLGETLSFYLSRLLGVRNVPALALSRVNTNAEQWLRVRREVQAAPWADRPVVSLSEWIGNLSDVVSPPSLRAGVRGLHPRADELANVTERQARELAQWSDLVLFDYLTANFDRLASNLLSLQWDSRVMERSTNNLHRTPQGTLVFIDNEAGLVHGYRVLPMWERYHESLLKTLCIFRKETARRITELHRSRDAAGQLLALYLASEPLAPQLGFLSEEHAQMVQARTDRLYKHIMQCKAKYGQ; this is encoded by the coding sequence ATGAGGGAACTGCTACCCGGCTTGGCTCTGTTCTGCTTACTGGGCTGGCTGAGTCTCACCTCGGAGCCCGGGGATCCCTCGCCGCCGCCGCCGCCCGCTGCTGCTGCTAAAACTTTCCGAAGTCTTCTCGCTGTTTCGCTGCAGGAGGAGGAAGCGACAGGGACAACGAGGAGGAGCGGCTCGTTGCCAGGACGGACCGGGAACGAGTTAGTGGAGCAGGGCGTGTTCTGGAGCGAGCAAGCCGACCGCTTACCGTCCGCCGGCTTCTCGGAGAGGCACGTCCAGCGCTGGCAGCAACGAGCCCGCTCTTCGCGCCTGATCAGCCTGGAGAAGGGCTGCGGGAGGCTGTCCAACCGCCTGGCTACCTTCGCGGACGGCAGCCGAGCCTGCGTGAGGTACGGCATCAACCCAGACCAGGTTTTGGGTGAGACCCTGTCCTTCTACCTGTCCCGCCTGCTAGGCGTCCGCAACGTGCCCGCCCTGGCGCTGTCCCGGGTCAACACCAACGCTGAGCAGTGGCTGAGGGTCCGACGCGAGGTGCAGGCGGCGCCCTGGGCGGACCGGCCGGTGGTCAGTCTGTCCGAGTGGATCGGCAACCTGAGCGACGTGGTGAGTCCGCCCTCGCTGCGGGCTGGGGTCAGGGGGCTGCACCCTCGGGCGGACGAGCTGGCCAACGTGACGGAGCGCCAAGCGCGGGAACTAGCCCAGTGGTCCGACCTCGTCCTCTTCGACTACCTGACGGCCAACTTCGACCGGCTGGCCAGCAATCTGCTGAGTTTACAGTGGGATTCGCGGGTGATGGAGCGGTCGACCAACAACCTCCACCGAACGCCCCAGGGTACCCTGGTCTTCATCGACAACGAGGCGGGGCTGGTGCATGGCTACCGGGTGTTACCCATGTGGGAGCGCTACCACGAGTCGCTGTTGAAGACCCTGTGCATTTTCCGCAAGGAAACGGCTAGGCGGATCACGGAGCTGCACCGTTCCCGGGATGCCGCCGGCCAGTTGTTGGCCCTGTATCTGGCCAGCGAGCCGCTGGCCCCGCAGCTGGGTTTCCTGTCCGAGGAACACGCTCAGATGGTGCAGGCCAGGACTGACCGCCTGTACAAACACATAATGCAGTGCAAGGCGAAGTATGGACAATAA